The following DNA comes from Bacteroidota bacterium.
CGAGCAATTCACAATTATCGCGTGTAGTTTTTTTATTGTAAAAACTGTCTATAGCAGTAAAAAAGCTATTCTCCTTAAAAAACATTGCAGTTACCTCCTTGCCACTTTGAGAATAATAGAACATGCGGGCCAAACCACTTTCAATAAAATATATATGCTTACAAATCTCTCCCTGTTTAAATATAGATTCACCCTTCGAATATTCTTTTTTCTTAAATGCAGTACTGAATTCTTTTTCAGATTCAGAAGAAATATTTGCTATACTTTTAATGTGGGAAGGTAAATCCATATGTACATTATTTTATAGTAAAGTACTAAAATTATTTGATTATATAAATCTAATTCAATAAAGTCAGGAGCACAGAAGAGCTTATGACTAAAAATAATAAAGCCGCGAATACACGAATAATTTATTTCGCTAACGCTCAAAAAATGAACATTAGTGAGTTAATTAATTAGTGCATTCGCGGCCTTAAAAATATGTTGTCACAGGCAAAAAGTGATCTTTCTAAGCATTAAGCTTCAAAAAAATCTACGCCCATCCCTTCTTCCTTGGTAAAGATCTCTATTTTATGTTTGTCGGAGAATTCAAATATTATCTGAGAATTACCATTCTCTCCCTTCTCTCTACCAAAACTCACTCTTTTTATCACTTTATCCAATATGGGAAACCAGTGTCTGTCTAAGGTAGCATTTTCATGTATCAAAGTAACCTGACCCTTAAACTGAGTTTCAATTTTATTTAGTTCCTCATTAAAATCAAAATCTACAACTTCGATACCGTCATTATCCACACCATAATTCAATACAGTATTAGTTCCGTCATGAAGAGTTATACCTATCCAGTCTAAACTTTTAAAATCATCATCACTTTGGAGGTTATCCCACAAATAGTACACAATTTTTGCAATTTTCCTGCCTTCCAAACTGCGAAGTTCGTCAAAGCTCCTTTTCGATAAATATCCCATCTTCTTCCCCTTTATATAAATACTACCTTATAATATTCATTTTTTAATGCCCATACGTATTGTCGTCAAGCTTTCCTCTAAACAACCTGTGAACGATCACAAAATAAGAAACAGTCAACACTATCCCTATCACCCACCAGTACAATCCAACCTCAAGGCCGTAATCTGCAGCTTTCATACTTGAAATTGTCAGCGATGGGTTAACACTGTTTGTTGAAGGCAACAACACCGGGAACATCCCCATAATTGTTGTTAAAAAAGCTCCAAATATAAACAGTGCCGATGAGAGGAATGTAGCCCCCTCTTTATCCATTTTATTCATTACAAAGATACCGATTAATCCTATAATGGCTAAAACCGGGAAAATAAACAACACCGGACTTTCCATAAAGTTCTTAAATGTAGCCGGTTTGATAGTTGAAATTGCCGCGACAGATACAATAATCAGTATAATTTGTACCCCTAAAGCAATAGGAATAATCTTCTTCATCTTACTGTTTACATCTCCCGACAACTTATATCTAATCCATGCTGCTCCGTGTATAGTCAATGTAACAGCGGCAACAAGCCCAAGTAGAATAGTAAACCAATCCAACACACCCACTTCCTGCTCTAAAGGGGAGAAATTATGATTCCATAACGGAACAAAGAAGTTATGGGGTTCATATTTTGAAACACCATCAACCACACCTCCAAGGTTTACTCCTCTTACAACATTTCCTAATGCCGCTCCAAAAAATACCGCCAATAAAAGGCTGGCAATTCCAAATGCCTTATCCCAGATTGCACGCCACATTTCATTGTCGACCAAATTCCTGAGCTCAAGACCTATTCCCCTGAATATCAACAACCAAAGCACCATTATTAATGGCAGGTAAAATCCGCTAAAAGCTGTTGCGTACAAGGTTGGAAAAGCAAAAAACAAAACTCCGCCACCGGCTAAAAGCCATACTTCATTACCATCCCAGTAGGGACCGATTGCCTGTGTTATTTTTGCTCTCTCCTCTTCGCTTTCCGAAAACAATAAATTTATAATTCCTGCCCCAAAGTCAAACCCATCCAATATCACGAAAATGGTTAACATTGCTACTACTATAACTGCCCAAAATATTTCCATGATTATTCAGCTTTATTAAGTTCTAATTTCTCCGGGCCCTGGTAAATAACCTTTCCAACCAATCCTAAGAAAAGTAATCCTAAAAGAATATAAAGTCCTATAAACCCAAGCAGTGTAAACAATGCATTACCTGCTGATACTGTTTCAGAAACTCCGTGTTGCGTACGAAGCAGGTTGTATACCAGCCAGGGTTGGCGACCCAATTCGGAAGTGTACCAGCCGGCTAAATTTGCAATATACGGGAATGGAAATGCAAACATCAGTATCCACATATACCACCTGCGGTTATACAATTTTCTCTGCCAAAGGAAAAAAGTTCCTATTACCATTATTAAAATGAAAATAGTTCCTAAACCTACCATCATGTGATAGGCGTAATAAAGTCCCGGTATACTTGTTGGCCAATCCTCCCTGGGAAAATCATTCAATCCTTTTATTTCGGCATCCCACCTTTCATAGGTAAGAAAACTTAAAACATTAGGCACTTCTATTTTATTATCAAGCTTTTGCTCCACCATGTTTGGCTGCCCAATCAAAACTATCGGAGCACCCTTCTGTGTATCAAACAATCCCTCCATCGCTGCGAGTGTTACCGGTTGATGTTGTGCTACCTGTTTTGCCAACATATCCCCAAAAGGAAATGCAAGTAAAATACTCGCAAACAACCCAAAATTAACTCCGACTTTTACAAATAATTTCCCATAACTTCTGTTCTCTTTTTTCAACATATAATAAGCCCCAACCGCTGCTACAACAAATGATGTTGTTACTACAGAAGCTGCCTGATTATGCAAATATGAGGGTATCAGCCATGGATTGGAAAAAAGTGCCGAAAAGTTCGTCAATACAAATTTTCCATTCTCCATAATTTCAAATCCAACAGGATTTTGCATCCATGAGTGGGTTGCGATTATAAACCATCCACTCAACCATGAACCTGCAAACACAAGAAATGCCGATAAAAAATGAATTTTTCTACCGACTATCTTCTCTCCAAAAAGGAAAATTCCTAAAAATGTGGATTCCAGAAAAAACGAGAACATTCCTTCCATAGCCAGTGTCTGACCTATAATATTACCGGTAAGCTCCGAAAACCTTGCCCAGTTAGTTCCAAACTGAAATTCCATAGGAATTCCTGTTACAACACCCATAACAAAATTTATCGCAAAGATCTTAGCCCAGAACTTTGCTGCCCTGTTGTACCTTTCATCATCACTGCGAAGGTGCAACCATTTGAATAAAACTATTATTGCTGATAGCCCCATAGTTAACTGGGGGAACAGATAGTGAAATGTTATTGTGAACGCAAATTGAAGTCTGTGAAACAACAAAGCATCCGAAACTGCCTCATGCATAACTTTATTATTATTTTTTTATATCAGTTAGTCGACACAAATGTAAATTCTAAAATAAAATATATTTCAACCATGATATAGATTATTTCTATAAGTGCTTATAAAAATTCTAACTATAAATTTAATAAAATGATACACACCAAATTAACATCTTATTAAAAATATTCCTAAAGCATATTTTATGAATAATTAGCTCTTATTAGTAGATTACAGGCAGGTAGGTATTTTGAGCAAAAACCTCAGACAATACCGCTCTTTCTTTATATCTGTAATTTATCCCCCAAAAAACACTAATATAACTTACAAATTCACCTTCAACTTTATATCTTTGTTGCACATGAAAGGTAAACCAATAAAATAGCAGAAACATGTACGGGAAACTAAAAAACCACCTTCAGGAAGAGTTAAAAGTAATAGACGAAGCGGGATTATACAAACGCGAAAGAATAATAACTACACCACAGGGAGCCGAAATAGGTGTAAGTACCGGTGAAACTGTGCTAAATTTCTGTGCAAACAATTATCTGGGATTATCATCGCACCCCGAAGTTATCCGGGCAGCAAAAGATGCCCTCGACACTCACGGATATGGGATGTCATCTGTAAGGTTTATTTGCGGTACTCAGGATATTCACAAAAATCTTGAAAATAAGATTTCAGAGTTTCTGGGAATGGAAGATACCATACTTTATGCAGCAGCCTTCGATGCAAATGGAGGTGTTTTTGAACCTTTATTTGGTAAAGACGACGCCATAATTTCCGACAGCCTGAACCACGCTTCAATTATAGATGGAGTAAGACTGACTAAATCGGCTCGCTACCGTTACCAAAACAATAATATGGCCGATCTCGAAGCTC
Coding sequences within:
- a CDS encoding Crp/Fnr family transcriptional regulator, which encodes MDLPSHIKSIANISSESEKEFSTAFKKKEYSKGESIFKQGEICKHIYFIESGLARMFYYSQSGKEVTAMFFKENSFFTAIDSFYNKKTTRDNCELLEDSVVYSLHINEMDNLLKKNHDFAKLAFHTTYEITRTIVDYTFALKFQTAKERYDSLLKDYPRIFKRVALIHIASFIGITPETLSRLRAKK
- the cydB gene encoding cytochrome d ubiquinol oxidase subunit II — translated: MEIFWAVIVVAMLTIFVILDGFDFGAGIINLLFSESEEERAKITQAIGPYWDGNEVWLLAGGGVLFFAFPTLYATAFSGFYLPLIMVLWLLIFRGIGLELRNLVDNEMWRAIWDKAFGIASLLLAVFFGAALGNVVRGVNLGGVVDGVSKYEPHNFFVPLWNHNFSPLEQEVGVLDWFTILLGLVAAVTLTIHGAAWIRYKLSGDVNSKMKKIIPIALGVQIILIIVSVAAISTIKPATFKNFMESPVLFIFPVLAIIGLIGIFVMNKMDKEGATFLSSALFIFGAFLTTIMGMFPVLLPSTNSVNPSLTISSMKAADYGLEVGLYWWVIGIVLTVSYFVIVHRLFRGKLDDNTYGH
- a CDS encoding cytochrome ubiquinol oxidase subunit I — translated: MHEAVSDALLFHRLQFAFTITFHYLFPQLTMGLSAIIVLFKWLHLRSDDERYNRAAKFWAKIFAINFVMGVVTGIPMEFQFGTNWARFSELTGNIIGQTLAMEGMFSFFLESTFLGIFLFGEKIVGRKIHFLSAFLVFAGSWLSGWFIIATHSWMQNPVGFEIMENGKFVLTNFSALFSNPWLIPSYLHNQAASVVTTSFVVAAVGAYYMLKKENRSYGKLFVKVGVNFGLFASILLAFPFGDMLAKQVAQHQPVTLAAMEGLFDTQKGAPIVLIGQPNMVEQKLDNKIEVPNVLSFLTYERWDAEIKGLNDFPREDWPTSIPGLYYAYHMMVGLGTIFILIMVIGTFFLWQRKLYNRRWYMWILMFAFPFPYIANLAGWYTSELGRQPWLVYNLLRTQHGVSETVSAGNALFTLLGFIGLYILLGLLFLGLVGKVIYQGPEKLELNKAE